One genomic window of Geodermatophilus sp. DSM 44513 includes the following:
- a CDS encoding tripartite tricarboxylate transporter substrate binding protein, with protein MTTSTRARRWATAGSGLALALSLAACGGNVGGGAAAEGEFPGEEPITVLVGQDPGGSTDLIARALAEGASDDLGVPVTVENRPGANGALAAQELANAEPDGHTLMVYNGSLAYITPLAVGEGEAPDIADYEIVSGLSLDDYVLVTAPSSGFATVEDLAAAGRPVTFGTTGVGTGSQLSQELLFAQAGIDATAVPFDGGSPTLTAVLGGQVDVGSIQLGEAIEQIEAGELTPIVTFAEERPSYLPDTPTAIEAGYDVPVQQSRAVFAPQGTPDDVVQTLQEAFRTAFESEAYQQFNEDNQLTPYEVDGEEVRTTWTSNLEEYRSVLEEYSIDLGSEQ; from the coding sequence ATGACCACCTCCACTCGCGCACGCCGGTGGGCGACGGCCGGCTCCGGCCTGGCCCTGGCCCTCTCGCTGGCGGCCTGCGGCGGCAACGTCGGCGGCGGCGCGGCCGCCGAGGGCGAGTTCCCCGGCGAGGAGCCGATCACCGTCCTCGTCGGCCAGGACCCGGGCGGCAGCACCGACCTCATCGCCCGCGCCCTGGCCGAGGGCGCCTCCGACGACCTCGGCGTCCCCGTGACGGTGGAGAACCGGCCCGGCGCCAACGGGGCGCTGGCCGCCCAGGAGCTGGCGAACGCGGAGCCCGACGGGCACACCCTGATGGTCTACAACGGCAGCCTGGCCTACATCACCCCGCTGGCCGTGGGCGAGGGCGAGGCGCCCGACATCGCCGACTACGAGATCGTCAGCGGCCTGAGCCTGGACGACTACGTGCTGGTCACCGCGCCGTCCTCGGGCTTCGCCACGGTCGAGGACCTCGCCGCCGCCGGCCGCCCGGTCACCTTCGGGACGACCGGTGTCGGCACCGGCAGCCAGCTGTCTCAGGAACTGCTGTTCGCCCAGGCGGGCATCGACGCCACCGCCGTGCCCTTCGACGGCGGCTCACCGACCCTCACCGCGGTGCTCGGTGGCCAGGTCGACGTCGGCTCCATCCAGCTGGGCGAGGCCATCGAGCAGATCGAGGCCGGTGAGCTGACCCCGATCGTGACCTTCGCCGAGGAGCGGCCGAGCTACCTGCCCGACACCCCGACCGCGATCGAGGCCGGCTACGACGTGCCGGTGCAGCAGTCCCGCGCGGTCTTCGCCCCGCAGGGCACGCCGGACGACGTCGTGCAGACGCTGCAGGAGGCGTTCCGGACGGCCTTCGAGTCGGAGGCCTACCAGCAGTTCAACGAGGACAACCAGCTCACCCCCTACGAGGTCGACGGCGAGGAGGTCCGCACCACCTGGACGTCGAACCTCGAGGAGTACCGCAGCGTCCTGGAGGAGTACTCCATCGACCTCGGCTCGGAGCAGTGA